One part of the Solanum dulcamara chromosome 8, daSolDulc1.2, whole genome shotgun sequence genome encodes these proteins:
- the LOC129901530 gene encoding uncharacterized protein LOC129901530, with translation MPGPGPHMMYTLGSGLGLMSVSNGRFSPHHCLTYSINAFFGPDIGSFSEWLTSTLGLGSALGYAIEPWIHDPFYYILILGIPMSMLYSSVSKFLLKKGLLDSVSGVPLTRKQCLFLAAAGSLSHFFLDHLFEENGKSTMYTWILSTGWWEGHAPINPDAVVVVCILCSCLIADFIYINRVKPLKLLKLRVINSVKLMLVIASLYCLWCAIQIYLVRPRRPAVGEEADLGVLVFMGIYFFLPHWLCIQSMNSRDPQDLMPL, from the exons ATGCCAGGACCAGGACCGCACATGATGTACACATTGGGGTCTGGTTTAGGTCTGATGAGTGTATCTAATGGGCGGTTCAGTCCTCATCATTGCCTCACCTATTCCATCAACGCTTTCTTTGGACCGGACATTGGATCTTTCTCCGAGTGGCTTACTTCCACCCTTGGGTTAGGCAGTGCTTTGGGTTATGCAATTGAGCCCTGGATTCATGATCCCTTTTATTATATCCTTATTCTTGGTATACCCATGTCCATGCTTTACAGTTCTGTCTCCAAATTCCTCCTCAAGAAAGGATTGCTCGATTCCGTTTCTGGG GTGCCATTAACGAGGAAACAATGTCTTTTCCTGGCGGCTGCTGGCTCTTTATCACATTTTTTCTTGGACCATTTATTTGAG GAAAATGGGAAATCTACTATGTACACTTGGATATTGAGCACAGGTTGGTGGGAAGGTCACGCACCAATCAATCCAGATGCTGTTGTTGTGGTTTGCATTTTATGTAGCTGCTTGATCGCTGATTTTATTTACATTAACAG AGTGAAGCCGCTCAAACTGCTCAAACTACGAGTCATCAACTCTGTCAAGCTGATGTTGGTAATTGCTTCCTTATATTGCTTATGGTGTGCAATCCAAATATACTTGGTTCGTCCTCGTCGGCCAGCAGTTGGTGAAGAGGCTGATCTTGGAGTTCTTGTGTTTATGGGAATATATTTTTTCCTCCCTCATTGGCTGTGCATTCAGTCCATGAACTCAAGAGATCCCCAAGATCTTATGCCATTATGA
- the LOC129899521 gene encoding protein DSS1 HOMOLOG ON CHROMOSOME V-like, with the protein MATEQPKPATEDVKMDLFEDDDEFEEFEIDQEWEAKEEGKEATQQWEDDWDDDDVNDDFSLQLKRELESNSEKK; encoded by the exons ATGGCAACGGAACAACCAAAACCAGCAACTGAAGACGTGAAAATGGATCTATTTGAGGACGATGACGAATTCGAAGAGTTTGAAATTGATCAAG AGTGGGAGGCGAAAGAGGAAGGGAAAGAAGCTACCCAACAGTGGGAAGATGATTgggatgatgatgatgtcaaTGATGACTTTTCTCTACAACTGAAAAGGGAATTGGAAAGCAACTCGGAGAAGAAATAA
- the LOC129900513 gene encoding bidirectional sugar transporter SWEET5-like: protein MADPETIRTIVGIIGNVISFFLFLSPGPTFVKILKAKSVMEFKPDPYIATVLNCAVWVFYGMPFVHPDSLLVITINGFGLAIELLYVSIFFIYSDWAKRRKIIIALIIEAIFMAILIFITLTFLHGTKDRSMLIGIVAIVFNVIMYTSPLTVMKKVITTKSVKYMPFYLSLANFANGIVWAIYALLKFDPYILIPNGLGSLSGLVQLILFATFYRTTNWDEDEKEVELSISKSTKSDV from the exons ATGGCAGATCCAGAAACAATTAGGACAATTGTAGGGATTATCGGAAATGTCATATCATTCTTCCTCTTCCTATCCCCAGG GCCAACAtttgttaaaattttaaaagcaaaGTCGGTGATGGAATTCAAACCAGACCCTTATATAGCAACAGTTCTGAATTGTGCAGTGTGGGTGTTCTATGGCATGCCATTTGTTCATCCTGACAGTCTTCTTGTCATCACCATTAACGGATTTGGTCTCGCTATTGAGTTGCTTTATGTCTCCATCTTCTTCATCTACTCCGATTGGGCTAAGCgt CGCAAGATCATAATTGCTTTGATAATTGAAGCAATCTTCATGGCAATACTCATCTTCATTACACTAACATTCCTTCATGGCACCAAGGATAGATCCATGCTTATAGGAATTGTGGCTATAGTCTTCAATGTCATCATGTACACATCACCATTGACGGTCATG AAGAAAGTGATCACCACCAAGAGTGTAAAATACATGCCATTTTACTTGTCACTAGCAAACTTTGCTAATGGCATTGTTTGGGCAATCTATGCACTCCTCAAGTTTGATCCTTATATCCTG ATCCCCAATGGATTGGGATCACTGTCTGGATTAGTACAGCTGATCCTCTTTGCAACATTTTACCGCACTACAAATTGGGACGAAGATGAAAAAGAAGTTGAACTAAGTATTTCCAAATCCACCAAGTCAGATGTATGA